The Pocillopora verrucosa isolate sample1 chromosome 2, ASM3666991v2, whole genome shotgun sequence genome has a segment encoding these proteins:
- the LOC131780142 gene encoding adenosine receptor A2a-like, whose translation MTTANVTRDGPQTETYIDALCFPSFVDGLQQKSISFCAVSILFSITALLGNSLILIALHKESSLHLPSKLLYRCLATTDLLVGLVGQPLDATYWKSFANEGWNLCRFALDAKFIIGTVLCSVSLLSMTAISLDRLLALLLGLRYRQIVTLKRTYVIVAIFWVLSGVAGLCFILDYRITLWYWYIIIPSCIVMSIASYTKIFRTLTHHQAQIQDSVQQQPSQTNQLNIARYKKAVNSAVWVQLALVVCYAPYLLVEITLAYIKTYSLHLVVIRGIAVILVYVNSTLNPFLFCWKIYEVRQAVIQIIRQVFRCPWS comes from the coding sequence ATGACCACAGCAAACGTCACAAGAGATGGACCACAAACGGAAACATATATAGATGCCCTATGCTTCCCCTCTTTCGTAGATGGacttcaacaaaaatcaatttctttctgTGCTGTCAGCATTCTCTTTTCCATCACAGCACTCCTGgggaattctcttatccttattgcccttcacaaggaatcttctCTTCACCTGCCCTCgaaactcttgtatcgttgtctggcaacgACTGATCTGTTAGTTGGCCTTGTTGGCCAACCCCTTGATGCTACCTACTGGAAGTCCTTTGCTAACGAAGGGTGGAATCTTTGTCGGTTCGCACTCGACGCTAAATTTATCATAGGCACTGTATTATGTTCAGTGTCGTTATTGTCGATGACGGCCATAAGCTTGGACAGACTTCTAGCCCTGTTGTTGGGGCTGAGGTACAgacaaattgtaactttaaaaCGCACATATGTGATTGTCGCTATTTTTTGGGTTCTGTCCGGTGTAGCTGGCTTATGCTTCATTTTAGATTACCGCATCACCCTCTGGTATTGGTATATAATTATACCATCTTGTATAGTAATGTCTatcgcctcgtacacaaagatcTTCCGCACTCTCACTCATCATCAGGCTCAAATACAAGATTctgttcaacaacagccgagccaaacaAATCAACTTAACATTGCGCGATACAAAAAGGCAGTAAACAGTGCAGTGTGGGTGCAGTTGGCATTAGTTGTTTGCTATGCGCCTTATCTTTTAGTTGAAATTACGCTGGCTTATATCAAAACATATTCTTTACATCTTGTCGTCATCAGGGGAATAGCAGTTATTTTAGTTTACGTAAACTCCACATTAAATCCGTTTCTTTTCTGTTGGAAAATCTATGAGGTAAGACAAGCAGTAATACAGATAATCAGACAAGTATTTCGCTGTCCATGGAGTTAG
- the LOC131780141 gene encoding allatostatin-A receptor-like, whose amino-acid sequence MLNSEDIVLTFLFCALVLVGLVGNILVCLVVYSYRSMRTPMNYLLVNLAVADIFAVTFISPQYVFIHAFSHPIGMTGDLICKFITGGNLSWIGGVASVFSLVAISFERHQAVTNPYSAVSKFSMSKVKIIVIFCWIFTIAFNFPLFFAIYYDKENMFCLEAWPSPGFGKANSTSWLVVVGIIPATIMISLYARVVHDLWFKKLNGNVQIAVRKSRRKVTKIVLIVSVIYAVSWFPQLILYPLSHYHHAYEFGGIPYITSVVMVTFNSAINPVIYGFQSERFQKYFKQLLFCRQRRGFLVTPLVVNAPRPISESLVTANHEVIGPESTKDCGKMAAERRIDCLENAWVSDRQ is encoded by the coding sequence ATGTTGAATTCTGAGGATATTGTGCTGACCTTTTTATTCTGTGCCCTGGTGTTGGTTGGTCTAGTTGGCAATATCTTGGTCTGTTTGGTGGTTTATTCATACAGAAGTATGCGGACACCTATGAATTACCTTCTTGTAAACTTAGCAGTGGCTGATATCTTTGCAGTGACCTTTATCAGCCCACAGTATGTTTTTATCCATGCATTTAGTCATCCTATTGGGATGACTGGCGATTTGATATGTAAGTTTATTACTGGTGGGAATCTCTCCTGGATTGGAGGCGTTGCCTCGGTGTTCTCGCTCGTTGCAATCTCATTTGAACGTCATCAAGCAGTTACAAACCCTTACAGTGCCGTATCCAAATTTTCCATGTCAAAAGTAAAGATCATTGTCATCTTTTGCTGGATTTTTACCATTGCCTTCAACTTTCCGTTGTTCTTCGCCATATACTACGACAAAGAGAATATGTTCTGCCTAGAAGCATGGCCAAGCCCAGGCTTCGGCAAAGCGAATTCCACAAGTTGGCTCGTAGTTGTCGGAATCATCCCAGCCACCATAATGATATCCTTGTACGCTAGAGTCGTCCACGATCTGTGGTTTAAGAAACTAAACGGTAACGTGCAAATAGCAGTGCGAAAGTCGAGAAGAAAAGTTACAAAGATCGTCTTGATTGTAAGCGTTATTTACGCCGTGAGCTGGTTTCCTCAATTGATTCTGTACCCCCTTAGTCACTATCACCATGCTTATGAGTTCGGAGGTATCCCGTACATAACGTCCGTTGTCATGGTAACATTTAACTCCGCCATAAACCCTGTTATATACGGCTTCCAAAGCGAACGATTCCAGAAATACTTTAAACAGCTGCTATTTTGCCGGCAGAGGAGAGGTTTCCTAGTTACTCCTCTGGTCGTTAACGCGCCGCGGCCAATTAGTGAGAGTCTAGTAACTGCAAATCATGAGGTAATAGGTCCTGAGTCGACTAAAGATTGTGGGAAGATGGCGGCTGAACGACGCATCGATTGTTTAGAGAATGCTTGGGTTTCTGACCGACAGTAA